The Pseudoxanthobacter soli DSM 19599 region CATGTCGAGCTGCTGCAGGTGGGCGGCGAAGCGCGACAGGTGCTGGTCGTAGGGCAGGATCGCCTTGGTCGGGAAGCCCCAGACATTGCGGTACCACACCCCGAGCAGGCCCTGGATCACCGGCAGGTTTTCCAGCAGCGGCGCGGTGCGGAAGTGCTCGTCCATGGCGTGGCCGCCGGCGAGGAACGCCTCGAAATTGTCGGCTCCGACGGCGAGTTCGACCGAGAGGCCGATCGCCGACCACACCGAATAGCGCCCGCCGACCCAGTCCCAGAACCCGAAGGCGCGGTCTTCCGGAATGCCGAACGCGGCGATCTTGGTGAGGTTGGTCGAGAGCGCCGCGAAGTGGGAACCGACCGCGGCGTCGCCGAGCTTGTCCACCACCCACGCCCGCGCGGTGCCGGCATTGGTCATGGTCTCGAGCGTGGTGAAGGTCTTGGAGGCGACGAGGAACAGCGTCGTTTCCGGATCGAGCGTCGCCAGCGTGTCGTGGATGTGGGCGCCGTCGACATTGGAGACGTAGTGCACCGCCGGCCCGTCGCCGCGATAGGGCGCGAGCGCCAGCGTCACCATCGCCGGGCCGAGATCGGAGCCGCCGATGCCGATATTGACGACGTCGGTGATGCGCTTGCCGGTCGCGCCCGCGATGGCGCCGGACCGCACGCCCTCGGCGAAGGCGCGCATCCGCGCCAGCACCTCGTTGACCTCGGGCATCACGTCCTTGCCGGCGGAATAGATCGGCCGGTTGGAGCGGTTGCGCAGGGCGACGTGCAGCACCGAACGATGCTCGGTGAAATTGATCGGCTCGCCCGCGAACATCCGCGCGCGAAGCCCCTCGACATCGGCGGCCCGCGCGAGATCGGCCAGGAGGTCGAAGGTCTCGCGGGTGGCGCGATGCTTGGAATAGTCGATCAGCAGGTCGTCGACCTTGAGCGAGAACCGGGCGAAGCGGTCCTTGTCGGCCTTGAACAGGTCGCGCATGTGCACGCCGTCGAAGGTGGCGCGGTGCGCTTCGAGACGGGCGAGTGCTTCAGCGACGGCGTCGGTCATCGGTTGCTCCGGCTTCTTGGGCGCCCGGCTGGGCGCGCCGACCATCGGATGATAAAGGCGCGGATAGTCTCGCTGGCGGGGATGTCTGGACGGAGACGGTCGGATGAACGCGAAGCCGGGGCGACCTTGTGCCGCCTCAGGCTGCGCGCCGCGCCTCGCGCCGCTTGAGCACGCCCAGAAGGGCGAGCCCCGGCAGGGCCAGCAGCGTGGCGATCACATAGTACCAGACCCATCCCGCATAGGCGACGACGAAGCCCGCCGGCGCCGCCAGCGTCACCCGCGCCATGCCCTCGAGCGAGGTAAGCAGCGCGAACTGGGTGGCGGTGTAGTCGCGGTTGGAACAGAGCTTGGAGAGATAGGCCGCCATCACCGTGCCGCCGATGCCGGTGGCGAAGTTCTCCAGTGCGATGGTGCCGCACAGCGTGGTCGCGGCCCACAGGCCCTGGAGGCCGTGCTCGGAAATCGACGTCAGCGTGATGCGCTTCACCCCGTCGGCTCCGACCACGCCCACCGCCTCGACGAGATGCGGCAGGTCCAGCGCCGGCCAAACGAAGGTGATGTTGGTGGCCATCTGGCCGATGGTGGCGATCCACAGAGCCTTCATCACGCCGATGCGGTTCGCCAGGATGCCGCCGACGAACCCGCCCGCGATCACCGAGAAGAAGCCGAACGGCCATTGCAGCGCCGCGTAGGTCGCCTTCTCGAAACCCATGGTGAGGAAGAAATAGGTGCGCAGTTCCGTGGTGAAGGCGTCGCCGAGCTTGAACAGCAGCACGAACAGCAGGATCAGCCACCACGCGTCCTTCTTCACGAAGTCGCGGAACGGATCGACCACGGCGCTGCGGAAGCGGCCCTCGGCGCGGTGGGCGAAGCGCGGCGCCTGCGCCGCCCAGTCCTCCTTCGCCAGGAAGGTGCCGACGATGCCGATCAGCACGAGGCTCGAAACCGCGATGAAGCCGAGATGCCAGGCTTCCGCCTGCGGCACGCCCGACGCCTCGATCCACGACACCAGCCCGACCGTGCCGGCGAACGACACCAGCATCGCCACCCGGTAGGCGGCGAGGAAATTGGCGGTGCCGGCGGCCTGTTCGCTCTCTTCGAGCGATTCGATGCGCAGCGCGTCGACGGCGATGTCCTGTGTCGCCGACAGGAACGCCACCACGACCGCGACCGCGGCGACGCCCATCCGGTCCACCGCGGGATCGAACAGGCCGAGGCAGGCGATCGCCGCCATCAGCAGGATCTGGATGGAGAGCAGCCAGGCCCGGCGGTGGCCCAGAAGCCGCGACAGGCCGGGGATGGCGAAGCCGTCGATGGCGGGCGACCAGACGAATTTCCAGCCATAGGCGATGCCGACCAGCCCGAACAGGCCGATGGTCTCGACGCTGACGCCGGTCTCGGTCAGCCACGCCTGCAAGGTGGAGCCGGTCAGCTGCAGCGGCAGGCCCGACGAGAAGCCGAGCAGCAGCATGACGGCGACCCGCCGCCGGCCGTAGACGGCGAACAGGCGGGCGAGCCAGCCGAGCGGCGGCGCGGCTTCCGCGGCGCCCTGGGATGGGGCTGAAGTGGTCGGCTCGCTCACCCTGTCGGCCTCGTTGTCCGCTCTCGCGCGGCACCCGCCGCGCTTTGGCGGATCATGCCCCGGCATCGGTTAACGGATGCGAATCAAGCCGGCCCAGCATGGCGGCATCGGCCCGCCGCCGCCAGCCGTCCGGAGCCGGACGAGGCTCACTCGTCGGGAGAGTCCTCGATCGGATCGTAGATCGAGCTGTCGAAGCCGAGCAGGTTGAACGACTGCTGCATATGGTCCGGCAGCGGCGCCGACACATCGAGCACGCCGCCAGCCGGATGCGGGATGATGATCCGCCGGGCGTGGAGGTGCAGGCGGTTCTGGATGCCGCCGGGCAGCTGCCAGTTCTCGATGTTGAAATATTTGGGATCGCCGATGATCGGGTGGCCCATATGGGCGGCGTGGGCGCGAAGCTGGTGGGTGCGCCCCGTCACCGGCCGCATTGAAAGCCAGGCGATCTGCTGGGCTGCCTGGTCGACGACGGCATAATAGGTCAGCGCGTGCACCGCCTCGTCCTCGCCGTGCTGGGCGATGCGCATGCGCTCGCCCTCCGGCCCCGGCTCCTTGGCGAGGAAGGTGGAGATGCGGCCCTGCCGCGGCTTCGGCACGCCCTTGACGAGCGACCAGTAGATTTTCTTGGTCTGGCGGGCGCGGAACGAGCCGGTCAGCTTCTCCGCCGCCAGCCGCGTGCGCGCCACCACCAGAATGCCCGAGGTGTCGCGGTCGATGCGGTGGACGAGGCGCGGCTTCTGGCCCTTGGCGTCGCGGAAGGCTTCCAGCATGCCGTCGACATGGCGCGTCAGGCCTGAACCGCCCTGCACGGCAAGGCCCGCCGGCTTGTTGAACACGAAGGTCTCGCGATCCTCGTGCAGGATGAGGCTTTCCAGGAACGCGCGGTCGCTCGGCCGGCCGGCCGGGGCCAGCCGCTCGCCGCGCTCCTCGCCGCCACCGCCGCCGGCCCAGGGCGAGGCGCCCGCCGGCCCGTCGGTCGGCATCGGCGGGATGCGCACGCCCTGCCCCGACGCCAGCCGCGTCGATGCCTTGACGCGCGCGCCGTCGACCCGGATCTGCCCCGAGCGCAACAATTTCTGCAGCTGGACGAAGCCCAGCCCCGGATAATGAGCCTTGAACCAGCGATCGAGACGCATGCCGTCTTCGTCGCGGCCAACGGTGATGGTGTAGACGCCTGCCATGATGCCCCGTAGGTGGCAGGTTCCCGCCCGGTTCGCAAGCGCGGAATAGTGCGGGCGCCTGCGCGCGCCGCGCGCGGCTCGGCCGGCCGGCGCGTCTTCCGTTCGGATCGAGCCGGTCGGAAAGCGCTCTACTGGAACAGCATCCGCCCGCCGAGCATCCCGGCGGCGACGGCCAGCAGCGACAGCACCACGGAACCCAGCACATAGGCGGCCGCCAGCATCAGCTCGCCGCGCTCCCACAGCACGAAGCTGTCGAGCGAGAACGTGGAGAACGTGGTGTAGCCGCCGAGCACACCGGTGGTGAAGAACACCCGGAACCACTTCGAAGCGGTCGGCTCCTGGAAGGCCAGCCACGAGATCACCGCGCCCATGATGAACGAGCCGGTGATGTTGATGAAGAACGTCCCCCAGGGAAACGCCATCCCGAACGTCTTCATCGCGAACATGCCGACATAGTAACGCACCAGGGCGCCGAGGCCGCCCCCGACGAACACCAGCATTGCATCGGACATCGGTCTTCCCCAGCTAGCCTGTCACGACGGCAAGGCGGCGGTCCGGCCCCGCCGCGCATCGTCGTGGCACGCTAATCCATCGGCCTGAAAAGGGGAATGCGGCTCTCCGCCATGCGGATGCACAGAGTGGCCGGGGGCCTATCGCGACCGCATCAGCCTTCGTTGCGGCTGCGCCTCAGCTCCGCCCATCGGGCGAGCCGCTCGCCGAGCACCTTCTCGAAGCCGCGCGGCGTCGGCCGGTAGAAGCTCTGGCGGCCGATGGCTTCGGGAAAATAGTCCTGCCCCGAGAAGGCGTCCGGCTCGTCGTGGTCGTAGCGGTAGCCGGTGCCGTAGCCCTCGGATTTCATCAGCCTGGTCGGCGCGTTCAGGATCGTCTTCGGCGGCACCAGCGAGCCGTTCTCCTTGGCGACGCGCATCGCGGCCTTGTAGGCGTTGTAGGCGGCATTGGATTTCGGCGCGGTGGCGAGATAGATCGCCGTCTGCGCCAGCGCCAGCTCGCCCTCCGGGCTGCCGAGGAAGTGATAGGCGTCCTTGGCCGCGTTCGCGACCACCAGCGCCTGCGGATCGGCAAGACCGATATCCTCCACCGCCATGCGCACCAGCCGCCGCGCCACGAACAGCGGGTCCTCGCCGGCATCGAGCATCCGGCAGAGATAATAGAGCGCCGCATCGGGATCCGAGCCGCGCACCGACTTGTGCAGCGCCGAGATCAGGTTGTAGTGCCCGTCTTCGGACTTGTCGTAGATCGGCGCCCGGCGTTGCAGCACCGCCTGCAGCCGCTCGGCGTCGAAGATCTCGCCCTCGCCGGCGGCGCGCCAGACCTCCTCCGCGAGCGTCAGCGCGGCGCGGCCGTCGCCGTCGGCCATGCGCACCAGCACGCCGCGCGCCTCCTTGTCGAGCGGCAGGCGCCGCTTCTCCACCTCTTCGGCGCGGCCGAGCAGGCGCATCACCGCCTCGCCGTCGAGCGGGCGGAACACCAGCACCTGCGCGCGCGACAAAAGCGCGGCATTCAGTTCGAACGACGGGTTTTCCGTGGTGGCGCCAACGAGCGTGACCGTGCCGTCTTCCATCACCGGCAGGAAGGAATCCTGCTGGGCCTTGTTGAAGCGGTGGATCTCGTCGACGAACAGCAGCGTGCCCTTGCCCATGGCGCGGCGGCCGCGGGCGGCATCGAACAGCTTCTTCAGGTCCGCCACGCCGGTGTGGATCGCCGACACCTGCTCGAAGGCGAGATCGGTCTCGCCCGCCAGCAGCCGCGCGACCGTGGTCTTGCCGGTGCCGGGCGGGCCCCAGAACACCAGGCTGCCGACGGAGCCGGAGCGCAGCATCCGCGTCAGGGTTCCGTCCGGCCCGACCAGATGGTCCTGGCCGACGACTTCGGAGAGCTTCCTCGGCCGCAGGCGGTCGGCCAGCGGACGCGGCGCGGACCGCTCGAAACCGGCGGCGGCGAACAGATCGGACATGGCGGAACCCCGGGCATCCGCCGCCGGCGCGCCTGAACAACGCAGGGACCGGTGTGCGGCAGCGATCTCAACACGGCCCGGAGTAACGCCCCGTTCGGATCGGCTCGATCGGAACGGAACGCCGCCGGACGGCCTTGCATAGTGGATCGACAAGGCCGCTTCCAGCGCCTTGCCGCCTGTCGCCGAGAGGCCGACGGTCGAGGCCTACCCCCTCAGCGCGATCTGGAGCACCCTGCCCTCGCGTTCGACCGCGATCCGCCACACCGGCGCCCGGCGCGCGGTGAGCTTGGCGAGCTGCGCGGTCGTGTCGATGGCGGTGCCGTTGACCTCCAGCACGATATCGCCCGCGACGAAGCCCACCTGCGCGGCGATGGAGTTGGCCGCGACGCGCGAGACCGCTACCCCCTTGCGGTCGCCCGGCAGCCGCAGCTCGTCATTGACCGCCGGGGACAGGTTCATCACCGTCGCGCCCGCGAACGGCGACACGCCGTCGAGATTGCGCGCATCGCGGGCCGGAACCTCCGGCGCCTGAACCAGCGCAACCGCAAGCGACAGCGTTTCCTCGCCACGGCGGATGCCGAGCGCCACCGTGCCGCCGAGCGGTTTGGTGGCGAAGCGGTAGCCGAAGCTGTCGGGATCGTCGATCTCGACGCCATCGACCGAGACGACGAGGTCGCCGACCTCGAGACCCGCCTTCGCGGCGGGGCTGCCCGCCACTACGGCGGTCACGATCGCGCCCTCGGGCCTGTCGAGGCCGAGGCCGTCGGCGATATCGGCCGTCACCGTCTGGAGCGTCGCGCCCAGCCACGGCCGGCGGATCACGCCACCCTGCCGAGCGGCGTCGACCACCTGCCGCACCATGTTGGCGGGAATCGCGAAACCGATGCCGATCGAACCGCCGGAGCGGGAGAAGATCGCGGTGTTGATGCCCACGACGTTGCCCTTCATGTCCACAAGCGCGCCGCCGGAATTGCCGGGATTGATCGCGGCATCGGTCTGGATGAAGAACTGATAGTCGGTGATGCCGACCTGGGTGCGCGCCAGCGCCGAGACGATGCCCTGGGTGACCGTCTGGCCGACGCCGAACGGATTGCCGACCGCCAGCACGATGTCGCCGACCTCCAGCTTGTCGGAATCGCCGAGCGTCAGCGCCGGGAACGTGCCTTGCGCGCCGCGGATGCGCAGCACGGCGAGATCGGTCTTCTCGTCCTTCAGCACGATGTCGGCATCGAATTCGCGCCGGTCGGCGAGCGCGACGCGCACGGCGTCGGCATCCTTGATGACGTGGTTGTTGGTGACGATGATGCCGGAGGGATCGACGATCACGCCCGAGCCGAGCGACTGGAGCTGCCGTTGCCGGGTGGGTCCGCGCAGGCCGTCGCCGCCGCCGAAGAACCGCCGGAACAGCGGATCGTCGCCGAACGGCGAAGACGGCTGCGCCACGATGCGCGAGGCATAGACGTTCACGACCGCCGGCACGACGCTCTTCACGACGGGCGCGAAGGAGAGCGTGATCTCCGCCTTGCTCGTCGGCACGCGCACGGCTGGCGCCGCCGGAGCCGCAGGCGCGGCGTTCTGAGCGACCGAGCTCTGCACGAACAAAGCCGCCCCGCCGGCACCGAGCCCGAGCGCGACGACAGCCGCGACGGCAATCCGGCTGAAGGCGCGCGGAACACGCGTCAGGGGAAAACGCGGCGTCGGGAAACGTGGCATCCGGAAACCTGGCATTCGCTCTTCCTCACCCACTTTTCGGCTCTGAAGGGCCTTCCGGTCTGGCAGACTCACCGGACCGACAGGAAACCGCCCCAGATTCAAAGACTTGAGAGCATTCCGTCCGGACCGGCATGATCTGAACGGAAAAGGCTCGGGCCGCGGTGGCGATGGCAGCAAGCAAACACGACAGGAAAACGGCAGAGCGGCGTGCCGCCGACGCGCCACGGAACGTGCGCGCCCGATCCACCGCCGGTCGCCGTCGGCCTCCGCGCTACCCCCGCCTCAGGCACGCCGGCCCGCCTCTCGCCGCCACCCGCAGGAGCCGCATGATCACCATACCCCCGGTCGCCCGCACCGCGATGCGCCGCGCGCAGAGGTGGCCGTCATCGAACGAAAAAGGGGCGGCCCGAAGACCGCCCCCGATTCAAACCTGAGACAGGAACCCGCGCCGGACCAAGCCGGCCAACGGATCACGCCGCTTCGGCAGCAGCCTCGGCCTCGGCGCGCGCGCGATCGGCGGCACCCTTGGCAGCCGGATCGCGATCGACGAGCTCGATCACCGCAACGGCGGCCGCGTCACCCTGGCGGAAGCCCGCCTTCAGCACGCGGGTGTAGCCGCCGGCGCGCTCCTTGTAGCGAGGGCCGAGGGTGTCGAACAGCTTCCGGACCGTCTCCAGGTCCTTGATCTGCGCGATGGCCTGGCGGCGGGCGTGCAGGTCGCCGCGCTTGCCGAGGGTGATCAGCTTCTCGACGATCGGACGCAGGTCCTTCGCCTTCGGCAGGGTTGTCACGATCTGCTCGTGCTGGATCAGCGACACCGCCAGATTGGCGAACAAAGACTTGCGGTGGGCGCTGTCCCGACCGAGCTTGCGACCGCTGTTCGCGTGGCGCATGGCCCTCTCCTACTTCTCGAATTCCGTCGTGTCACCGAAAGCGGGCGGCCGAAACCGCCGGGATCGCTCTCAGTAGTGATGATCTTCGTAACGCTTGGCCAGCTCTTCGATATTCTCAGGCGGCCAGTTCTCGATTTCCATGCCGAGGTGCAGACCCATCTGGGCCAGCACTTCCTTGATCTCGTTCAGCGACTTGCGGCCGAAGTTCGGGGTGCGAAGCATCTCCGCCTCCGTCTTCTGGATCAGGTCGCCGATATAGACGATGTTGTCGTTCTTCAGGCAGTTGGCCGAACGGACCGAAAGCTCCAGCTCGTCGACCTTCTTGAGAAGCGCGGGGTTGAACGCCGGGAGCGGAACGTCGTCGCGGATCTCCTCGCGGCGCGGCTCTTCGAAGTTCACGAACACCGACAGCTGGTCCTGCAGGATGCGGGCGGCATAGGCCACCGCGTCGTCCGGCACCACCGAACCGTCGGTCTCGATGGACAGCGTCAGCTTGTCGTAATCGAGCACCTGGCCCTCACGGGTGTTCTCGACCCGGTAGGACACCTTCTTGACCGGCGAATAGAGGCTGTCGACGGGGATGAGCCCGATCGGCGCGTCTTCCGGCCGGTTGCGCTCGGCCGGGACATAGCCCTTGCCGGTGTTGACCGTGAACTCGATGCGGATGTCGGCACCGTCGTCGAGCGTGCAGAGCACGAGATCGGGGTTCAGAACCTCGATGTCGCCCACCGTCTGGATGTCGCCGGCGGTCACGACGCCGGGGCCCTGCTTGCGCAGCACCATCCGCTTCGGGCCTTCGCCCTGCATGCGGAGCGCGACTTCCTTGATGTTGAGGATGATGTCGGTCACATCCTCGCGCACGCCGGCGATCGACGAGAACTCGTGCAGCACGCCGTCGATCTGTACCGCCGTCACCGCCGCACCCTGGAGCGACGACAGCAGCACGCGACGAAGCGCATTGCCGAGCGTCAGGCCGAAGCCGCGCTCCAGCGGCTCGGCCACGACGGTCGCGATCCGCTTCGGATCATCGCCCACCTTGACGTCGAGCTTGGTCGGGCGGATCAACTCCTGCCAATTCTTCTGGATGGTCACGGTCCGCACCCTTTCACATCACCGCCCTATGAAGCGCATCGCCTCCTGAGCGCCCCCGGGATCGCGGCCAGGGGTCCGCCATTCAAGTGAAGGCGCCGGCTCAAGGACACGGCGCTTCAGATCGGGCGGGCCGCATCGCGGCGCCCCACCCGACAAGCGTCCTCAGACGCGGCGGCGCTTGCGCGGCCGGCAGCCATTGTGCGGGATCGGGGTCACGTCGCGGATCGACGTCACCATGAAGCCCGCGGCCTGGAGAGCACGCAGCGCCGATTCACGACCCGAACCCGGACCGCACACCTCGACCTCGAGGGTGCGCATGCCGTGCTCCTGCGCCTTGCGCGCCGCGTCCTCGGCGGCGACCTGCGCGGCGTAGGGGGTCGACTTGCGCGAGCCCTTGAAGCCCATCGTGCCGGCGGACGACCACGAGATCGCGTTGCCCTGGGCATCGGTGATGGTGATCATGGTGTTGTTGAACGACGCGTTGACGTGAGCGACGCCAGACGAGATGTTCTTGCGCTCGCGGCGGCGGACGCGCGTGGCTTCTTTCGCCATGGTCTTTCAATTCTCCAACATCGAACCGGCATCACGCCGGGATACCGTGGTCCCGCACCAGATGAAGGCGTCGGGAAACCCGGGCCTCGACCGAACGGGCGCCTGATTACTTCTTCTTGCCGGCGATCGCCTTGGCAGGACCCTTGCGGGTGCGCGCATTGGTGTGCGTGCGCTGGCCGCGAACCGGCAGGCCGCGACGATGGCGCAGGCCGCGATAGCAGCCGAGGTCCATCAGCCGCTTGATGTTCATCGCCACTTCACGACGCAGGTCGCCCTCGACCACGTAGTCCTGGTCGATGGCTTCGCGAATCTGAAGCACTTCGGAATCCGACAGCTCGTTGACGCGACGCTCGGGAGCGATCCCGACCTTCTCGATCAGGTCCTGAGCCTTCCGCGGCCCGATGCCGTGGATGTACTGAAGCGCGATCAGGACGCGCTTGTTCGTCGGGATGTTGACGCCTGCGATACGGGCCACGCTTCTATCTCCTAGACCCCTGCCGACACCGGCGGGGCAACGTTCTTCACCGGCGCGAAGCCGGCAGTCGCTGGTCTCGAACTTCGGCACCCGAAACCGAACGGCAACGAATCGCGCTTACGATTCCATCACCCGGACGATCTCAAGCACGCAACGACCGGCTCCGGTCGCCTCTCGGCCACCGGCACCGATCGCATCACGATCGCGAAATGGTGCCGTTCCTTAATGGATCGCGGCGATACAGTCAACCGCCGCGATCCGGTTCTCATGGTCGTTTCAGGCCACACTGGCCTTGATCGCCGCCTCGATCCGCTCCGTCACCTCGTCGACATTCAGCATGCCGTCGACGGTCTGGAGCAGTCCCGCGGCGCGGTAATAGTCGGAAACCGGCGCGGTTTGGGCGCGGTAGACCTCAAGGCGCTTCTTCAGCGCCTCGGGCGTATCGTCCGCGCGAACGGCGGCGCCCGATTCGCGGGCGCGCTTCTCGATGCGGCCGAGCAGCGCCGACTCGTCCACGACGAGTTCGATCACGACGTCGAGGGTCAGCCCCTTCTGCGCCATCAGATCCTTCAGGATCTCGGCCTGCGCCACCGTGCGCGGGAATCCGTCGAGTATGAAGCCGCGCGCGCAATCCGCCGCCTCGATGCGGTCGGCGACGATCTCGCCTACCACGGCATCGGGCACGAGCTCGCCACGCGCCATGATGTCCTGCGCCCGCAGGCCGACAGGGGTCTTGTCACGCACGGCCGCCCGCAGCATATCGCCGGTCGAAAGCTGCACGATGCCGTGCCGCTCCACCAGGCGAGCCGCCTGGGTGCCCTTCCCGGCCCCGGGCGGTCCGAGCAATATCAGTCTCATCGACGTTTTCCCCCGAGCTTCGCTTTCTTCACGAGCCCTTCGTATTGGTGGGCGAGCAGATGCCCCTGAACCTGCGAGACCGTGTCCATGGTCACGCTCACCACGATCAGGAGCGAGGTGCCGCCGAGATAGAACGGCACACCTGTCGCCGATATTAGAAATTCGGGCAGAAGGCAAACCAGCACAAGGTATATAGCGCCGAGCACGGTGATGCGCGTGAGCACGGTGTCGATGTACTCGGCCGTGCGCTCGCCGGGCCGAATGCCGGGGATGAAGCCGCCGTGCTTCTTCAGATTGTCGGCGGTCTCGGTCGGATTGAACACGATCGCCGTATAGAAGAACGCGAAGAACACGATCAGCGCCGCATAAAGCGCCATGTAGAGCGGCTGGCCGTGGCCGAGCAGCGTCGTGACCGTGGTCAGCCAGCCGATATTGGCGCTCGCGGCGAAGCTCGACGCGGTCGCGGGGATCAGCAGCAGCGACGAGGCGAAGATCGGCGGAATCACGCCCGAGGTGTTGAGCTTCAGCGGCAGGTGCGACGACTCGCCCTGGAAGATGCGATTGCCCTGCTGGCGCTTCGGATACTGGATCAAGAGCCGGCGCTGGGCGCGCTCCATGAACACGATGAAGGCGATCACGACGACCACGAGCACGATGATCGCGAGAATCACCACCGTGGAGATAGCGCCCTGGCGGCCGAGCTCCAGCGTTCCGGCGAGTGCCGTCGGCAGGCCGGCGACGATACCGGCGAAGATGATGAGCGAGATACCGTTGCCGATACCGCGCGCGGTGATCTGCTCGCCGAGCCACATCAGGAACATCGTGCCGCCGACGAGCGTCACCGTGGTGGAGGCCCGGAAGAACCAGCCGCCTTCGATCACGACGTTCTGCGCCGCCTCGAGGCCGATGGCGATCGAATAGGCCTGCACGACCGCCAGCAGCACCGTCAGGTAACGGGTGTACTGGTTGATGATCTTGCGGCCGCTCTCGCCTTCCTTCTTCAGCGCCTCCAGCGACGGCACGACGGTCGTCAGCAGCTGGATGATGATGGAGGACGAGATGTACGGCATGATGCCGAGCGCGAAGATCGCCATGCGGCCGACGGCGCCGCCGGCGAACATGTTGAACAGGCCGAGCAGGCCGCGCTGGGCGCCGGAAAAGGCCTGGGCGAGCGCGTCGGGGTTGATTCCCGGCAGCGGGATGTACGTGCCGAGGCGATAGACAAGCAGCGCGCCCAGCGTGAACCAGATGCGCTTCTTGAGTTCGCTCGCCTTCGAGAAGGCAGCGAAATTCAAGTTCGATGCGAGTTGCTCAGCCGCCGATGCCATGTTCCGCTCCGCTCGCCGCTGTCAGACCCAGGCCGCATGGCGGCGCGCATCAAAACGCATCCGCATGTTCGAAATCGGGCAACCGTCTTGCGGCGAGCACGCCGGTTCAGGCCCGTTCCAGCCATTGAGGGTCCAAGGGCCACGCGTGCCCTCGATTCGGGCCGCGATCCTAGTCCAATTCCACCGCGCGACAATGCCCGCATCGGGTCGCAGGCAATTTTAGGAATGACCTGTCGCCTTTTGGTGACCGGCCGGGAGGCCGATCCACCGGGGTACCCTTCTCGCGACACGACCGCGATCTTGCGACCGCGGTCCCGAAGAGCGTTCAGATACCGATGAGAGCCGTAGCCCGCGTTCGCCGGAAACCGCCGACGAACCCCGAATGAAAAACGCCGACCGAACCCGGCCGGCGTTCGTCATCAGGCTTCCGCGGTCTCGCCGGACTTCAGCGCGACCGAGCCGCCGGCCTTCTCGACCGCCGCGATCGCGGCCGCCGAGGCGCCCTCGACCGAGAACTTCACCGCAACGGTGAGTTCGCCGTCGTTGAGGAGGCGGACGCCGTCCTTCACGCGACGCAGCACGCCGGCCGCCTTCAGCGCTTCGGCATCGACAACAGCCGACGCATCGAGCCGGCCCGCATCGATCGCCTGCTGGATGCGGCCGACCGAAACGACGTTGTAGCTCTTGCGGAAGATGTTGTTGAAGCCGCGCTTCGGCAGGCGGCGATGCAACGGCATCTGGCCACCTTCGAAGCCCTTGATCGCCACGCCGGTGC contains the following coding sequences:
- a CDS encoding AmpG family muropeptide MFS transporter translates to MSEPTTSAPSQGAAEAAPPLGWLARLFAVYGRRRVAVMLLLGFSSGLPLQLTGSTLQAWLTETGVSVETIGLFGLVGIAYGWKFVWSPAIDGFAIPGLSRLLGHRRAWLLSIQILLMAAIACLGLFDPAVDRMGVAAVAVVVAFLSATQDIAVDALRIESLEESEQAAGTANFLAAYRVAMLVSFAGTVGLVSWIEASGVPQAEAWHLGFIAVSSLVLIGIVGTFLAKEDWAAQAPRFAHRAEGRFRSAVVDPFRDFVKKDAWWLILLFVLLFKLGDAFTTELRTYFFLTMGFEKATYAALQWPFGFFSVIAGGFVGGILANRIGVMKALWIATIGQMATNITFVWPALDLPHLVEAVGVVGADGVKRITLTSISEHGLQGLWAATTLCGTIALENFATGIGGTVMAAYLSKLCSNRDYTATQFALLTSLEGMARVTLAAPAGFVVAYAGWVWYYVIATLLALPGLALLGVLKRREARRAA
- a CDS encoding replication-associated recombination protein A, coding for MSDLFAAAGFERSAPRPLADRLRPRKLSEVVGQDHLVGPDGTLTRMLRSGSVGSLVFWGPPGTGKTTVARLLAGETDLAFEQVSAIHTGVADLKKLFDAARGRRAMGKGTLLFVDEIHRFNKAQQDSFLPVMEDGTVTLVGATTENPSFELNAALLSRAQVLVFRPLDGEAVMRLLGRAEEVEKRRLPLDKEARGVLVRMADGDGRAALTLAEEVWRAAGEGEIFDAERLQAVLQRRAPIYDKSEDGHYNLISALHKSVRGSDPDAALYYLCRMLDAGEDPLFVARRLVRMAVEDIGLADPQALVVANAAKDAYHFLGSPEGELALAQTAIYLATAPKSNAAYNAYKAAMRVAKENGSLVPPKTILNAPTRLMKSEGYGTGYRYDHDEPDAFSGQDYFPEAIGRQSFYRPTPRGFEKVLGERLARWAELRRSRNEG
- a CDS encoding RluA family pseudouridine synthase; this translates as MAGVYTITVGRDEDGMRLDRWFKAHYPGLGFVQLQKLLRSGQIRVDGARVKASTRLASGQGVRIPPMPTDGPAGASPWAGGGGGEERGERLAPAGRPSDRAFLESLILHEDRETFVFNKPAGLAVQGGSGLTRHVDGMLEAFRDAKGQKPRLVHRIDRDTSGILVVARTRLAAEKLTGSFRARQTKKIYWSLVKGVPKPRQGRISTFLAKEPGPEGERMRIAQHGEDEAVHALTYYAVVDQAAQQIAWLSMRPVTGRTHQLRAHAAHMGHPIIGDPKYFNIENWQLPGGIQNRLHLHARRIIIPHPAGGVLDVSAPLPDHMQQSFNLLGFDSSIYDPIEDSPDE
- the pgi gene encoding glucose-6-phosphate isomerase, which gives rise to MTDAVAEALARLEAHRATFDGVHMRDLFKADKDRFARFSLKVDDLLIDYSKHRATRETFDLLADLARAADVEGLRARMFAGEPINFTEHRSVLHVALRNRSNRPIYSAGKDVMPEVNEVLARMRAFAEGVRSGAIAGATGKRITDVVNIGIGGSDLGPAMVTLALAPYRGDGPAVHYVSNVDGAHIHDTLATLDPETTLFLVASKTFTTLETMTNAGTARAWVVDKLGDAAVGSHFAALSTNLTKIAAFGIPEDRAFGFWDWVGGRYSVWSAIGLSVELAVGADNFEAFLAGGHAMDEHFRTAPLLENLPVIQGLLGVWYRNVWGFPTKAILPYDQHLSRFAAHLQQLDMESNGKRVTRDGTPAKTATGPVVWGEPGTNGQHAFYQLIHQGTDVIPADFLIAAEPHQLPHQHGYLVANCLAQTKALMEGRTLEEATAQLLAAGMAPDEAARLAPHKVFPGNRPTTTIAYAKLDPFTVGRLLALYEHTVFVEGAIWGINSFDQWGVELGKELALSLQPVIDGKADPATFDSSTAGLVAHLHANGSVVGYNT
- the crcB gene encoding fluoride efflux transporter CrcB yields the protein MSDAMLVFVGGGLGALVRYYVGMFAMKTFGMAFPWGTFFINITGSFIMGAVISWLAFQEPTASKWFRVFFTTGVLGGYTTFSTFSLDSFVLWERGELMLAAAYVLGSVVLSLLAVAAGMLGGRMLFQ